In a genomic window of Coregonus clupeaformis isolate EN_2021a chromosome 27, ASM2061545v1, whole genome shotgun sequence:
- the LOC121541365 gene encoding lymphocyte antigen 75-like codes for MRKLLAVGDLKALLARDGLSILPSCLPHQFHFVNMNKTWTEAQRICRQNYTDLATIDDTADMKKLNNTSDSSYRKWESGEPNRAKNGDFCAEVKLSGRWNDERCNNNNNFICYDDELVLVPENKTWSEALWHCRDLDMELVSAHNQNIQHWVRQRAKKASTPFVWLGLRYTCTLDFWFWVNGEESCYHNWADGEGYNTGKEQCGNTGAIQRDGGQWVGLPETERFNFICSKSDGEI; via the exons GGCTGTCCATCCTCCCCTCATGCCTCCCTCATCAGTTCCACTTTGTGAACATGAATAAGACCTGGACTGAAGCTCAGAGAATCTGCAGACAGAACTACACTGACCTGGCCACCATTGATGACACGGCAGATATGAAGAAGCTCAATAACACT AGTGACTCCTCCTACAGAAAGTGGGAGTCTGGCGAGCCGAACAGGGCAAAGAATGGAGACTTCTGTGCAGAAGTAAAATTGTCTGGACGGTGGAACGATGAACGAtgtaataacaacaacaactttaTTTGCTACGATG ATGAGCTGGTCCTGGTCCCAGAGAACAAGACGTGGTCAGAAGCCCTGTGGCACTGCAGAGACCTGGACATGGAGCTGGTGTCTGCCCACAACCAGAACATCCAGCACTGGGTCCGACAGAGAGCCAAGAAGGCCTCCACTCCCTTCGTCTGGCTGGGCCTGAGGTACACCTGCACCCTGGACTTCTGGTTCTGGGTCAATGGAGAAGAGTCCTGCTACCACAACTGGGCCGACGGGGAGGGCTACAACACTGGCAAGGAGCAGTGTGGGAACACAGGGGCCATTCAGAGAGACGGGGGGCAGTGGGTCGGTCTGCCTGAGACTGAGCGATTCAACTTCATCTGCAGCAAAAGTGATGGTGAGATTTGA